The Beijerinckiaceae bacterium RH AL1 genome has a segment encoding these proteins:
- a CDS encoding hypothetical protein (ID:RHAL1_03447;~conserved protein of unknown function;~source:Prodigal:2.6), producing the protein MAATDRAPATRRAPSEASISMRVSRETLSLIDDAAMADGKSRTEFVLESARRHAVDVLVDRRLFVLDEAQHAAFVHALDNPPAPRPKLKALMRRKPAWAP; encoded by the coding sequence ATGGCGGCCACCGACCGAGCGCCCGCGACGCGCCGCGCGCCCAGCGAGGCCAGCATCAGCATGCGCGTCTCGCGAGAGACCCTCAGCCTGATCGACGATGCCGCGATGGCGGACGGCAAGTCGCGCACGGAGTTCGTGCTCGAGAGCGCACGTCGCCACGCCGTCGACGTCCTGGTCGACCGGCGTCTCTTCGTTCTCGACGAGGCGCAGCACGCCGCCTTCGTCCATGCCCTCGACAATCCGCCGGCGCCGCGACCGAAGCTGAAGGCCCTCATGCGCAGAAAACCTGCGTGGGCGCCGTAG
- a CDS encoding Acetyltransferase (GNAT) family protein (ID:RHAL1_03448;~source:Prodigal:2.6) yields MGAVAPDPLGSPTPLAEHHEVAGFDCGEPALDDWLKTRARKSEGRFVRTYVVCDGTRIAAYVAIAVGSVERASAAKKLQRNAPDPIPVAILARLAVDRRYAGRGLGQDLLQDAFRRIAAVLEIVGVSAVLVHAKSDAARAFSMRCAEFLEYPARSRTLFLPLATIIAAL; encoded by the coding sequence GTGGGCGCCGTAGCGCCGGACCCGCTCGGATCGCCGACGCCGCTCGCCGAGCACCACGAGGTGGCAGGCTTCGACTGCGGCGAGCCCGCCCTCGACGACTGGCTGAAGACGCGTGCCCGGAAGAGCGAAGGTCGCTTCGTCCGCACCTACGTCGTCTGCGACGGCACGCGGATCGCAGCCTATGTCGCGATCGCCGTCGGCTCCGTCGAGCGCGCAAGCGCGGCCAAGAAGCTGCAGCGCAATGCGCCCGATCCCATCCCGGTCGCGATCCTCGCCCGCCTTGCGGTGGACAGGCGCTACGCCGGCCGAGGGCTGGGACAGGACCTGCTGCAGGATGCGTTTCGACGGATCGCCGCGGTGTTGGAGATCGTCGGCGTCAGCGCCGTGCTCGTGCACGCGAAGTCCGACGCCGCGCGCGCCTTCTCCATGCGATGCGCGGAATTCCTCGAGTACCCCGCCCGGAGCCGCACCCTGTTCCTGCCGCTCGCGACCATCATCGCGGCGCTTTGA
- a CDS encoding LysR family transcriptional regulator (ID:RHAL1_03449;~source:Prodigal:2.6), translated as MATLSVRIALDEGGRIGPGKVALLEEIAACGSISAAGRAMEMSYRRAWELVEDMNTIFAAPVVERQVGGKNGGGATLTPLGRSLVARFRAIEKAADAAARRHLDELQREAAKVGA; from the coding sequence ATGGCCACCTTGAGCGTCAGGATCGCGCTGGACGAGGGCGGCCGCATCGGGCCGGGCAAGGTCGCCCTGCTCGAGGAGATCGCCGCCTGCGGCTCGATCTCCGCCGCCGGCCGCGCGATGGAGATGTCCTACCGTCGGGCCTGGGAGCTCGTCGAGGACATGAACACCATCTTCGCCGCGCCCGTCGTCGAGCGGCAGGTCGGCGGCAAGAACGGCGGCGGTGCCACGCTCACCCCGCTCGGCCGCTCGCTCGTCGCGCGCTTCCGAGCGATCGAGAAGGCGGCCGATGCCGCCGCGCGCCGGCATCTCGACGAGCTGCAGCGGGAGGCGGCGAAGGTCGGGGCGTGA
- a CDS encoding putative Peptidoglycan/LPS O-acetylase OafA/YrhL, contains acyltransferase and SGNH-hydrolase domains (ID:RHAL1_03450;~source:Prodigal:2.6), giving the protein MHFRDDINGLRAIAVTAVVLYHFALGVAPGGFVGVDVFFVISGFLMAQIVLGRLERGRFSLTDFYLARVRRIVPAMTVLVAATLAVGLVVMNPLRLEDLAGSALASLLFYSNLAYAHQTGYFAAPPEDNWLIHTWSLSVEWQFYVVYPVALMLLARLGLRARGTGLAMAAVAVASLALTILNWRTGGSRLDQGFFLLQSRAWEFLAGGLVAALGARVRLTDGARIWLHAIGLTLIAAAVAAVDRNSAWPSPMTLVPVVGTALVLLAARERAWWARLAPVAALGRWSYSIYLWHWPIVAILAFEGLATKAWALAGIALSIACGAASFTLVETRLTTRLWERARLGRPLGGLVFAGVAGLALFASATQSLEAIRFGDRPALLAQLVDDRAAQADWAFPKACDRRSWDAAIDATHCSFGEAAPPGTLVIGDSFAEQLAPRFAHPAADNALAGKAVAFLTKGGCPPIPDVDRRAPGYHCPRVVEALYQAAAASPATRIVVAADWPAYGRKELCVGPGGACTSLDKAGFQAALDAAYARMAERWRALREAGKEVVVLDVPPFGNGNPTRLYALAAAGRPVGTLSRPLADFKAETGETSKRLAEAARAAGVEYVDPAPALCPDGQCPIVVDGRTLYKDDVHLRASILKSPRFAIYDALIVPGSARSASAAGR; this is encoded by the coding sequence ATGCACTTTCGCGACGACATCAACGGCCTGCGCGCCATCGCGGTGACGGCCGTCGTGCTCTACCACTTCGCGCTCGGCGTCGCGCCGGGCGGCTTCGTCGGCGTCGACGTGTTCTTCGTCATCTCGGGCTTCCTGATGGCGCAGATCGTGCTCGGGCGGCTCGAGCGTGGGCGCTTCTCGCTGACGGACTTCTACCTCGCCCGCGTCCGCCGCATCGTGCCGGCGATGACGGTGCTCGTGGCCGCCACGCTCGCCGTCGGCCTCGTGGTGATGAACCCGCTGCGCCTCGAGGACCTGGCCGGCAGCGCGCTCGCCTCGCTCCTCTTCTACTCGAACCTCGCCTACGCGCATCAGACCGGCTACTTCGCCGCGCCACCCGAGGACAACTGGCTGATCCACACCTGGTCGCTCTCGGTCGAGTGGCAGTTCTACGTCGTCTATCCCGTGGCCCTGATGCTGCTGGCGCGTCTCGGCCTCCGCGCACGCGGCACCGGGCTCGCGATGGCGGCGGTCGCGGTCGCGTCGCTCGCCCTCACGATCCTCAATTGGCGCACGGGCGGCAGCCGCCTGGACCAGGGCTTCTTCCTCCTGCAGAGCCGCGCCTGGGAGTTCCTGGCCGGCGGTCTCGTCGCGGCCCTCGGCGCGCGTGTTCGCCTAACCGACGGCGCAAGGATCTGGCTGCACGCGATCGGCCTCACGCTCATCGCCGCCGCGGTCGCGGCCGTCGATCGCAACAGCGCGTGGCCGTCGCCGATGACCCTCGTGCCCGTCGTCGGCACGGCGCTCGTCCTGCTGGCGGCGCGCGAGCGGGCGTGGTGGGCGCGCCTCGCGCCGGTCGCCGCGCTCGGGCGCTGGTCCTACTCGATCTACCTCTGGCACTGGCCGATCGTCGCGATCCTCGCCTTCGAAGGGCTCGCCACCAAGGCGTGGGCCCTCGCCGGTATTGCGCTCTCGATCGCCTGCGGCGCGGCATCCTTCACGCTTGTCGAGACGCGGCTGACGACGCGTCTGTGGGAGCGCGCGCGCCTCGGCCGGCCGCTTGGCGGCCTGGTCTTCGCAGGCGTCGCAGGGCTCGCCCTGTTCGCCAGCGCCACCCAAAGCCTCGAGGCGATCAGGTTCGGCGATCGCCCCGCGCTTCTCGCGCAACTCGTCGACGACCGCGCCGCGCAGGCGGATTGGGCGTTCCCGAAGGCCTGCGACCGCCGCTCGTGGGACGCCGCCATCGACGCGACGCACTGCAGCTTTGGCGAAGCGGCGCCGCCCGGCACGCTGGTGATCGGCGACTCGTTTGCCGAGCAACTGGCGCCCCGCTTCGCGCATCCCGCTGCGGACAACGCGCTCGCCGGCAAGGCCGTCGCCTTCCTGACGAAGGGGGGTTGCCCGCCGATCCCCGACGTGGACCGCAGGGCGCCAGGCTATCACTGCCCGCGCGTGGTCGAGGCGCTCTACCAGGCCGCCGCCGCCTCGCCGGCGACCCGCATCGTCGTCGCCGCCGACTGGCCCGCCTACGGACGCAAGGAGCTGTGCGTCGGCCCCGGCGGCGCCTGCACGAGCCTCGACAAGGCGGGCTTCCAGGCGGCCCTCGACGCGGCCTACGCCCGCATGGCCGAGCGCTGGCGCGCGCTGCGCGAAGCAGGGAAGGAGGTCGTGGTGCTCGACGTGCCGCCCTTCGGCAACGGCAACCCGACGAGGCTCTATGCCCTCGCCGCCGCCGGCCGGCCTGTCGGCACGCTGTCGCGCCCCCTCGCCGACTTCAAGGCCGAGACCGGAGAGACGTCGAAGCGCCTCGCCGAGGCCGCGCGCGCAGCCGGCGTCGAGTACGTCGACCCCGCGCCTGCGCTTTGCCCCGACGGGCAGTGCCCGATCGTCGTCGACGGCCGCACGCTCTACAAGGACGACGTGCATCTGCGCGCGTCGATACTCAAGAGCCCGCGCTTCGCGATCTACGACGCGCTGATCGTGCCGGGGTCGGCGCGCAGCGCGTCGGCCGCCGGCCGCTGA